From Gemmatimonadaceae bacterium, the proteins below share one genomic window:
- a CDS encoding phosphatidylserine decarboxylase family protein, with the protein MNFAREGIPFILIALALAAAGYTLALMRRSWPLWVLAFVLTILVLWVAYFFRDPERTGPRGDQYVISPADGRVIAITEVDEPSFIQGRAIKISVFMNVFNVHVNRYPVSGKVAYVHYNPGKFLNAAADKASLENEQMSVGVESKGRRILFRQIAGLVARRIVTYSRVGDDAEQGERMGLIRFGSRVDVFVPVGSTIKVQLGEKPVAGTTVLAELPQ; encoded by the coding sequence GTGAACTTCGCCCGCGAAGGCATCCCATTCATCCTGATCGCCCTGGCGCTGGCCGCGGCGGGCTACACGCTCGCCCTGATGCGCCGCTCCTGGCCGCTCTGGGTGCTGGCGTTCGTGCTCACCATCCTCGTGCTCTGGGTGGCGTACTTCTTCCGCGACCCCGAGCGCACCGGTCCGCGCGGCGACCAGTACGTGATCTCGCCGGCCGACGGCCGCGTCATCGCCATCACCGAGGTGGACGAGCCCAGCTTCATCCAGGGCCGGGCCATCAAGATCTCGGTGTTCATGAACGTCTTCAACGTGCACGTGAACCGGTATCCGGTGAGCGGCAAGGTGGCCTACGTGCACTACAACCCCGGCAAGTTCCTCAACGCGGCCGCGGACAAGGCCTCGCTGGAGAACGAGCAGATGTCGGTGGGCGTGGAGTCGAAGGGACGTCGCATCCTGTTCCGGCAGATTGCGGGGCTGGTGGCGCGGCGCATCGTGACCTACAGCCGTGTCGGCGACGACGCTGAGCAGGGGGAACGCATGGGGCTCATTCGCTTTGGCTCGCGCGTGGACGTGTTTGTGCCCGTCGGTAGCACCATCAAGGTGCAGCTCGGCGAGAAGCCCGTGGCCGGCACCACCGTGCTCGCGGAGTTGCCGCAGTGA